One Desulfatiglans anilini DSM 4660 DNA window includes the following coding sequences:
- a CDS encoding DegQ family serine endoprotease has protein sequence MIHPVKMRIRAVLQLSLALLATVFLASPSSAAFPGFGSKMPTSFADLANEVKSAVVNLSTTQVIKESPLHPFMGPDSPFREFFGDEFFKRFFGNQGDTELKTHALGSGLVISEEGYILTNNHVVEKASEIKVKLENGKEYDAKMIGRDPKTDLALIQVTPDGDFPKPARLGDSDKIRVGDWVMAVGNPFGLGHTVTTGIISAKGRVIGAGPYDDFLQTDAAINPGNSGGPLFNMDGEVVGINTAIVAHGQGIGFAIPVNVATALLPQLKTGKIVRGWLGVMIQDITPELAQSFGLQNTTGVLVSDVLADSPAEKAGLKRGDVVLQFNGNNVLDANALSRAVAATAPESKIPMQIVRGGQQKNIDVVIGTMPDGEQGEPVKEGQTEETRWGITVQEVTPEIARHLGLDPQEEGVVISNVKGGSPAQEAGLRSGDLIKEINRKPVKNLKDYQEALETATREAGLLLLVKRSKGTFYAVLKPANN, from the coding sequence ATGATCCATCCTGTAAAAATGCGTATCCGCGCGGTCTTACAGTTGTCTCTCGCCCTTCTCGCAACGGTCTTCCTTGCCTCGCCCTCGAGCGCCGCCTTCCCCGGCTTCGGCAGCAAGATGCCGACCTCCTTCGCGGATCTGGCCAACGAAGTCAAGAGCGCCGTCGTGAACCTCTCGACCACCCAGGTGATCAAGGAATCCCCTCTGCATCCGTTTATGGGCCCGGACTCCCCCTTCCGCGAATTCTTCGGGGACGAATTCTTCAAACGCTTCTTCGGCAATCAGGGCGACACCGAATTGAAGACCCACGCCCTGGGCTCGGGCCTCGTCATCAGCGAGGAAGGCTATATCCTGACGAACAACCATGTCGTCGAGAAGGCCTCGGAGATCAAGGTGAAGCTGGAAAACGGAAAGGAGTACGACGCCAAGATGATCGGCCGCGACCCGAAGACGGATCTGGCCCTGATTCAGGTCACGCCTGACGGCGACTTTCCGAAGCCGGCGCGCCTGGGGGATTCAGACAAGATCCGGGTCGGGGACTGGGTGATGGCCGTGGGGAACCCCTTCGGCCTCGGGCATACGGTGACGACCGGCATCATCAGCGCCAAGGGGCGCGTGATCGGGGCCGGTCCTTATGACGACTTTCTGCAGACCGACGCCGCGATCAACCCCGGCAACAGCGGCGGCCCGCTGTTCAATATGGACGGAGAGGTGGTCGGAATCAACACGGCCATCGTAGCCCACGGGCAGGGCATCGGCTTCGCCATACCGGTCAACGTCGCCACCGCCCTGCTGCCGCAGCTCAAAACGGGCAAGATCGTGCGCGGCTGGCTCGGCGTCATGATCCAGGACATCACCCCCGAACTCGCCCAGTCCTTCGGGCTTCAGAATACGACCGGCGTCCTGGTCTCCGACGTGCTCGCCGACAGCCCGGCCGAGAAGGCGGGCCTGAAGCGCGGGGATGTGGTCCTGCAGTTCAACGGCAACAATGTCCTGGACGCCAATGCCCTTTCGCGGGCCGTCGCGGCCACCGCCCCCGAAAGCAAGATCCCCATGCAGATCGTCCGCGGCGGGCAGCAGAAAAATATCGACGTGGTGATCGGGACCATGCCGGATGGCGAGCAGGGTGAACCGGTCAAGGAAGGGCAAACGGAAGAGACCCGTTGGGGCATCACCGTTCAGGAGGTGACGCCTGAAATCGCCAGGCATCTCGGGCTGGACCCCCAGGAAGAAGGGGTCGTCATTTCGAACGTGAAGGGCGGCAGCCCGGCACAGGAGGCCGGCCTTCGGTCAGGCGACCTCATCAAGGAAATCAACCGCAAGCCGGTCAAAAACCTGAAAGACTACCAGGAGGCCCTCGAAACGGCCACCCGGGAAGCGGGTCTCCTCCTGCTGGTCAAAAGGAGCAAAGGAACGTTTTATGCCGTCCTGAAGCCGGCGAACAACTAA
- a CDS encoding DsrE family protein, translated as MTEKKERLLFITTCAEENPDKATLPFVLGNAALAMDVEVIVVLQSMGVYLAMKQYARHVKASGLPALEDLRDLFLEHGGKLWVCDPCIQARQISPEELIDGAEVVAGATLVDGMLDAKNVVVY; from the coding sequence ATGACGGAGAAAAAGGAAAGGCTGCTGTTTATTACGACCTGCGCAGAGGAAAACCCGGACAAGGCCACCCTCCCGTTTGTGCTTGGAAACGCTGCGCTCGCGATGGATGTGGAGGTGATCGTCGTGCTCCAGTCGATGGGTGTCTACCTGGCGATGAAGCAGTATGCGCGCCATGTCAAGGCGTCGGGGCTCCCGGCGCTAGAGGATCTGCGGGACCTGTTCCTGGAGCACGGGGGGAAGCTGTGGGTCTGCGATCCCTGTATTCAGGCGAGGCAGATCTCGCCGGAGGAGTTGATCGACGGGGCGGAAGTGGTGGCGGGCGCGACCCTCGTGGATGGGATGCTGGATGCCAAGAACGTCGTGGTGTATTAG
- the ahbA gene encoding siroheme decarboxylase subunit alpha translates to MDDTDKAILNEIQSDFPITSRPYRDLGERLNLGEEEVISRVQRLKEAGVIRRIGGNFHSNRLHFTSTLCAARVPAEHVERFVDVVNRYPGVTHNYLRNHPYNIWFTFIAEDMDRIEQALAEISAETGGVEILNLPAKKMFKIKVDFEIN, encoded by the coding sequence ATGGACGACACCGACAAGGCGATTTTAAACGAGATTCAGTCTGATTTTCCGATTACATCAAGGCCTTACCGGGACCTCGGCGAACGATTGAATCTGGGCGAGGAAGAAGTCATCTCGCGCGTACAACGGCTCAAGGAAGCCGGTGTCATCCGCAGGATCGGGGGCAATTTCCACTCGAACCGGCTCCATTTCACCAGCACCCTCTGCGCGGCCAGGGTCCCGGCCGAGCACGTGGAGCGGTTCGTGGACGTGGTGAACCGCTACCCCGGGGTGACCCACAACTACTTGAGAAACCATCCTTACAATATCTGGTTCACCTTCATCGCCGAGGACATGGATCGCATCGAGCAGGCGCTGGCCGAGATATCGGCCGAGACCGGCGGGGTCGAGATCCTGAACCTTCCTGCCAAAAAAATGTTCAAGATCAAAGTGGATTTCGAGATCAATTAG
- the ahbD gene encoding heme b synthase, protein MRAGQRPAGPGSQLRLVAWEITRRCNLNCVHCRASAERGPYGGELDHAACSDLLRQISQVGSPIIILTGGEPLMREDVFDLAREGTDLGLRMVMATNGTLLDPSMVGRMRSSGIQRVSISLDGATAAEHDAFRQVPGAFDQALRGIRYLREGGIEFQVNTTVTRHNVHVIDRILDLAVELGAAAHHIFLLVPTGRAREMVNQEIEANQYEELLHWFYRMRDQVPLHLKATCAPHYYRILRQEAHARGETVNFETYGLDAVTRGCLGGTAFCFISHDGIVQPCGYLELNCGDLKQSSFEQVWQHSPVFLKLRDFSAYEGKCGRCEYLRVCGGCRARAYEATGNFLAEEPLCAYQPPARTGSAGAAPHD, encoded by the coding sequence ATGCGTGCCGGGCAAAGGCCGGCCGGCCCCGGGTCCCAGCTGCGCCTGGTCGCCTGGGAGATCACACGGCGCTGCAACCTGAACTGCGTCCACTGCCGGGCCTCGGCCGAGCGCGGCCCCTACGGGGGGGAACTCGACCATGCGGCCTGCAGCGACCTTCTGCGCCAGATCAGCCAAGTGGGCAGCCCCATCATCATCCTGACCGGCGGGGAGCCGCTCATGCGGGAGGATGTCTTCGACCTCGCGCGCGAAGGCACCGACTTGGGGCTCAGGATGGTCATGGCAACCAACGGGACCCTGCTCGACCCGTCCATGGTCGGACGGATGCGCAGCTCCGGCATCCAGCGGGTGAGCATCTCCCTGGACGGGGCCACCGCCGCCGAGCACGACGCCTTCCGCCAGGTGCCGGGGGCCTTCGATCAGGCCCTGCGCGGGATCCGATATCTGCGGGAGGGCGGGATCGAGTTCCAGGTCAACACGACGGTCACCCGCCACAATGTCCACGTGATCGACCGCATCCTGGATCTAGCGGTCGAGCTGGGCGCGGCTGCGCACCACATCTTCCTGCTGGTGCCGACCGGTCGCGCGCGGGAGATGGTCAACCAGGAGATCGAGGCCAACCAGTACGAGGAACTCCTGCACTGGTTCTACCGGATGCGGGACCAGGTTCCCTTGCATCTGAAGGCCACCTGCGCGCCCCACTACTACCGCATCCTGCGCCAGGAGGCGCATGCCCGGGGTGAGACCGTCAATTTCGAGACGTACGGCCTCGACGCCGTGACCCGCGGGTGCCTGGGCGGGACGGCGTTCTGCTTCATCTCGCACGACGGCATCGTCCAGCCCTGCGGTTATCTGGAGCTGAACTGCGGGGATTTGAAGCAGTCGTCCTTCGAGCAGGTCTGGCAGCATTCGCCCGTATTCCTGAAGCTCAGGGATTTTTCGGCCTACGAGGGCAAATGCGGCCGCTGCGAATATCTGCGGGTCTGCGGCGGCTGCCGCGCACGGGCCTACGAGGCGACGGGGAACTTCCTGGCCGAGGAGCCGCTTTGCGCGTACCAGCCGCCCGCCCGCACCGGTTCGGCAGGGGCTGCGCCCCACGATTGA
- the hemB gene encoding porphobilinogen synthase encodes MIVRPRRLRKSAALRDMVRETTLSVKDLVAPLFVKPGEGVRDPIRSMPGQYQFSVDALVDEAEALWEIGIPAVILFGLPDNKDATGSRSWADDGIVQIAVRALKERLPDLVVITDVCLCEYTDHGHCGLIRGGGVDNDATLDLLARQAVSHARAGADIVAPSDMMDGRVAAIRRALDEAGFQSTGILSYAVKYASAFYGPFREAADSAPQFGDRTTYQMDPANAREALKEARLDIEEGADMIMVKPALAYLDIIRRVREISDLPLAAYQVSGEYAMIKAAAANGWLDERRVMFESLTAIKRAGADIILTYFARDAAVLMR; translated from the coding sequence ATGATCGTAAGACCACGGAGGCTGAGAAAATCGGCCGCGTTGCGGGACATGGTGCGGGAGACGACCCTCTCGGTAAAAGACCTCGTCGCCCCGCTTTTCGTCAAACCGGGGGAGGGGGTGCGCGACCCGATCCGATCGATGCCGGGCCAGTACCAGTTCAGCGTGGACGCCCTGGTAGACGAGGCGGAAGCCCTCTGGGAGATTGGCATCCCGGCGGTGATCCTCTTCGGACTGCCGGACAACAAGGATGCGACGGGAAGCCGGTCGTGGGCCGATGACGGGATCGTGCAGATCGCCGTGCGGGCCTTGAAAGAGCGCCTGCCCGACCTGGTCGTCATCACGGACGTGTGCCTCTGCGAATACACGGACCACGGGCATTGCGGCCTGATCCGCGGGGGCGGGGTCGACAACGACGCGACCCTGGACCTGCTCGCCCGGCAGGCCGTGTCGCATGCTCGGGCGGGCGCGGACATCGTCGCCCCCTCCGACATGATGGACGGCCGCGTCGCGGCCATCCGCCGCGCCCTGGACGAGGCCGGCTTCCAGTCCACCGGGATCCTTTCCTACGCGGTAAAATACGCCTCCGCCTTCTACGGCCCGTTCCGCGAGGCGGCCGATTCGGCGCCGCAGTTCGGCGACCGGACGACCTACCAGATGGACCCGGCCAACGCGCGGGAGGCCCTCAAAGAGGCCCGGCTCGACATCGAGGAGGGGGCGGACATGATCATGGTCAAGCCCGCCCTGGCGTATCTCGATATTATCCGGCGCGTGCGCGAAATCTCCGACCTGCCGCTTGCCGCCTATCAGGTGAGCGGGGAATACGCGATGATCAAGGCGGCGGCCGCCAATGGCTGGCTCGATGAGCGGCGCGTCATGTTCGAGAGCCTGACCGCGATCAAGCGGGCGGGGGCCGACATCATCCTGACCTATTTTGCGCGCGACGCCGCCGTGCTGATGCGCTGA
- the ahbC gene encoding 12,18-didecarboxysiroheme deacetylase, whose amino-acid sequence MIGISKLYCGSVEPSDALRYGRRSKDLPSHLLQFSADKKPVVVWNVTQACNLKCVHCYAKAVDSRREGELSHAEGLALIDDLAAFGAPVLLFSGGEPLVRPDLAELAEYAVKRGMRAVISTNGTLITKEKAARLKDVGLSYVGVSLDGMEEVNDRFRGKAGAFRAAMEGIRNCQDVGLKVGLRFTINRMNVQEISAIFDLLEKHGIPRVCFYHLVYAGRGSNLVEEDLDRSEARRAVDLIIDRTRDLFDRGLEKEVLTVDNHADGPYLYLRMLREGSPRAPEVLRLLEMNEGNSSGRGIGCVSWDGEVYADQFWRHHSFGNVRERPFSEIWSDLSNPLMARLKDKKRYVEGRCARCRWLDICGGNFRVRAEAVTGNVWAEDPACYLTDEEIAPAAETGVRATGTERAL is encoded by the coding sequence ATGATCGGTATATCGAAGCTCTACTGCGGGAGCGTTGAGCCTTCCGATGCGCTGCGTTACGGACGGCGCTCAAAGGATCTGCCGTCGCACCTGCTGCAGTTTTCAGCCGACAAGAAGCCTGTCGTCGTCTGGAATGTGACCCAGGCCTGCAATCTGAAGTGCGTCCATTGCTACGCAAAGGCTGTCGACAGCCGGCGCGAAGGGGAATTGTCGCATGCCGAGGGGCTGGCCCTGATCGACGACCTGGCGGCATTCGGCGCGCCCGTGCTGCTTTTTTCCGGCGGGGAGCCGCTGGTGCGCCCCGACCTGGCCGAATTGGCCGAGTACGCGGTCAAGCGCGGGATGCGCGCCGTGATCTCCACCAACGGCACGCTGATCACGAAGGAAAAGGCGGCGCGGCTGAAGGATGTAGGACTGTCCTATGTGGGCGTGAGTCTGGACGGGATGGAGGAGGTCAACGACCGCTTCCGCGGCAAGGCGGGCGCCTTCCGGGCGGCGATGGAGGGGATCCGGAACTGCCAGGACGTGGGCCTCAAGGTCGGGCTGCGCTTTACGATCAACCGCATGAATGTCCAGGAGATCTCCGCCATCTTCGATCTCCTGGAAAAACACGGCATCCCGAGGGTCTGCTTCTACCACCTCGTCTACGCCGGGCGCGGTTCGAACCTGGTCGAGGAGGATCTCGACCGCAGCGAGGCCCGCCGCGCGGTGGACCTCATCATCGACCGCACGCGCGACCTCTTCGACCGTGGCCTTGAAAAGGAGGTCCTGACGGTCGACAACCACGCCGACGGCCCCTACCTCTATCTGCGGATGCTGCGGGAGGGAAGCCCCCGGGCCCCGGAGGTTCTTCGGCTGCTCGAGATGAACGAGGGCAACAGCTCGGGGCGGGGCATCGGGTGCGTGAGCTGGGACGGCGAGGTGTATGCGGACCAGTTCTGGCGGCATCACTCCTTCGGCAACGTGCGCGAGAGGCCCTTCAGCGAGATCTGGTCGGATCTGTCGAACCCCCTCATGGCGAGGCTCAAAGACAAGAAGCGCTATGTCGAGGGGCGGTGCGCCCGGTGCCGGTGGCTGGACATCTGCGGGGGGAATTTCCGGGTGCGGGCCGAGGCGGTCACCGGGAACGTCTGGGCGGAGGATCCGGCCTGTTACCTGACGGACGAAGAGATCGCCCCCGCGGCTGAGACCGGCGTGCGGGCGACAGGAACGGAAAGAGCGTTATGA
- a CDS encoding AAA family ATPase: MDDTLGQAEKDTGKVPNQKELEKELSEYLSKKYGSRIKIVSPLVFPRPGEDRTDQTPVGFGPDREGQFNMLPEDLEEYLDSYVVKQSQAKSVLATKICTHFNRIKHTAFRKGGKSSRVGMIKNNVLMIGPTGVGKTYIVKLIAEKLGVPFVKGDATKFSETGYVGGDVEDLVRDLVYEAGEDIALAENGIIYVDEIDKIASSRNIIGHDVSRTGVQRALLKPMEETDVDLKVPHDPISQIQAIEQYRKTGKKEKQVVNTRNILFIMSGAFGDLAQIIKKRLQKQGLGFEAKVSPTDVPWEILKEVTAQDLIEFGFESEFVGRLPVIVVFDELTKPDLVEILNNPNNPIIISKRLDFRSYGIDIAFEAGALEKIAEMAAAHKTGARGLVSVIEKVLIPFEKRLPSTGLKRFLVTSEVVTDPEAELRKLLAAPHEQAVRDRYDRARERELQEIKNYIMGRADELGVRTGLSISEARTGVIAALYFETLSDINSAVEAFVEMVSEIRDEEAHWHEKLEVGLELDEGAVDEIILQAIASGQEVGPLAFQLAKRLEYGLKLVRDRSDMARFTLTREAVTDMEGFINDLIKRTYSRSCSSVQPGSPDETEIPGNAVRDRAAGSEEDSDER, encoded by the coding sequence ATGGATGATACATTGGGACAGGCGGAGAAGGACACTGGAAAGGTGCCGAACCAGAAGGAACTCGAAAAGGAGTTGAGCGAGTACCTTTCCAAGAAATACGGGAGCAGGATCAAGATCGTGTCCCCCTTGGTTTTTCCACGGCCCGGCGAGGACCGCACCGATCAGACCCCGGTCGGCTTCGGGCCGGATCGTGAAGGGCAGTTCAACATGCTTCCGGAGGATCTCGAGGAATACCTCGACAGCTACGTCGTCAAGCAGTCGCAGGCCAAGTCCGTGCTGGCCACCAAGATCTGCACCCATTTCAACCGCATCAAGCACACCGCCTTTCGCAAGGGGGGGAAATCCTCCCGCGTCGGGATGATCAAGAACAACGTACTCATGATCGGCCCGACGGGCGTCGGCAAGACCTATATCGTCAAGCTGATCGCCGAAAAACTCGGGGTCCCGTTCGTCAAGGGCGATGCCACCAAATTCAGCGAAACGGGGTATGTCGGCGGCGATGTGGAGGACCTGGTGCGGGATCTCGTCTACGAAGCCGGGGAGGACATCGCCCTGGCGGAAAACGGGATCATCTACGTCGACGAGATCGACAAGATCGCCTCATCCCGGAACATCATCGGGCACGACGTATCGCGGACCGGGGTCCAGCGCGCGCTCCTCAAACCCATGGAGGAGACGGACGTCGATCTCAAGGTCCCGCACGACCCCATCAGCCAGATCCAGGCGATCGAGCAGTATCGCAAGACCGGGAAGAAGGAGAAGCAGGTCGTCAACACCCGGAACATCCTCTTCATCATGAGCGGCGCCTTCGGCGACCTCGCTCAGATCATCAAGAAGCGCCTCCAGAAGCAGGGGCTGGGGTTCGAGGCCAAGGTCTCTCCGACCGATGTGCCCTGGGAGATCCTCAAGGAGGTGACGGCCCAGGACCTGATCGAATTCGGCTTCGAATCCGAATTCGTAGGGCGTCTGCCGGTGATCGTCGTCTTCGATGAGTTGACGAAGCCCGATTTGGTCGAGATCCTCAACAACCCCAACAACCCCATTATCATCAGCAAGCGGCTGGATTTCCGATCCTACGGTATCGACATCGCCTTCGAGGCCGGAGCGCTCGAGAAGATCGCCGAGATGGCCGCCGCCCACAAGACCGGCGCGCGCGGCCTGGTGAGCGTCATCGAGAAGGTCTTGATCCCTTTCGAAAAGCGGCTTCCCTCCACCGGCCTGAAGCGTTTTTTGGTGACGTCCGAGGTGGTGACAGACCCTGAGGCCGAACTCCGGAAGCTGCTGGCGGCCCCGCACGAGCAGGCCGTGCGCGACCGCTATGACCGTGCGCGGGAGAGGGAACTCCAGGAGATCAAGAACTATATCATGGGGCGCGCCGACGAACTGGGCGTCCGGACCGGGCTGAGCATCTCCGAAGCGCGGACCGGGGTCATCGCGGCGTTGTATTTCGAGACGCTCTCTGATATAAACAGCGCCGTCGAGGCGTTCGTGGAGATGGTCAGCGAGATTCGGGACGAGGAGGCGCACTGGCACGAGAAGCTCGAGGTCGGCCTCGAACTGGACGAGGGTGCGGTGGATGAGATCATTCTCCAGGCCATCGCCTCCGGTCAGGAGGTCGGTCCGCTGGCATTCCAGCTCGCCAAGCGGCTGGAATACGGTCTGAAGCTCGTTCGGGACCGCTCGGACATGGCGCGGTTCACGTTGACACGCGAGGCCGTGACGGATATGGAGGGCTTCATCAACGACCTGATCAAGAGGACCTACAGCCGTTCGTGCTCATCGGTTCAACCGGGATCGCCGGATGAGACGGAGATCCCCGGAAACGCCGTTCGCGATCGCGCAGCGGGTTCCGAGGAGGATAGTGACGAGAGATGA
- a CDS encoding phosphoribosylformylglycinamidine synthase subunit PurS, producing the protein MVSRLEIRLKPELTDAEGEKIRRKARAYFGYDVADVRTIRVLTCTADLSRDALERVRTEIFTNPVTEESAFAPIARGFDWLIWVGFRPGVRDTAGSTAIEAIEDLLGIRFGEGEAVYTSTLYELRGSLRAGEVDHIAEGLLANGIIQQWRIYSKTEWDPSEGIGFPVPRVLLDHEPQVDVIPLDSDETLQRISDARNLALNAKDIPVIRRYFLREDVRAERASVGLDLPTDVELEFISQARSDHCNHNTFRGRFHYKDLAAGTTEVVDNLFKTCIEAPTLEIQKRKDWVVSVLWDNAGVGRFDADHNYVITGETHNSPSNMEAYGGSLTGIVGIYRDPLGTGKGARLILGMYGFCVGPRDYAGELKPHLHPRRLLDGVIEGVRDGGNKSGIPTPYGILLFDESYLGKCLVFVTALGIMPALVAGEPSHLKTTEPGDLIVMSGGRVGKDGIHGVTAASESYSEHTPAGHVQIGDPYTQKKMHDFLLEARDEGLIAFITDNGGGGLSSSIGESARFSNGCRVDLDKVPLKYAGLDQWEIWVSESQERMTIAVKPERIDRFMELSATHAVESTVIGEYNDSGYLRLDYHSRPCAYVRLDLLQEDFPQWEFEAEWMPPEQRGLFEPVITEPQRHGALLRALLARPNLCARNWIPRQYDHEVQGGSVIKPLLGVNGDIPTDAAVVRPILDSPKGLAVAQALHPTYAPIDTYPMVAATIDEAVRKVIAVGADPEQISGVDNFCWPTVQHHPVDNPDGKYKAAQLVRANQALRDTCLAYGIPLLSGKDSMYIDGKLEGPYGERRKVSGLPTLLFTACSVVEDAAACVTMDFKAAGDLIYLIGRTADELGGGEFYQMMGTTGLHVPRLEAAESLEAYRRLHQAIREGLAASCRAVSRGGLAVHLALCAMAGGLGLSLDLAKVPAAGEVAPTQLLYSESCGRMIVTVAPRNRERFERCLGPGVPWSPAGQVQEDRRMTVTWKGEAIGLDEPLEALYESWHSPFKDLR; encoded by the coding sequence ATGGTCAGCAGACTCGAAATCAGACTCAAACCGGAATTGACCGACGCCGAGGGGGAAAAGATCCGCCGAAAGGCCCGCGCCTACTTCGGATACGACGTCGCGGATGTCCGGACCATCCGCGTCCTCACCTGCACGGCAGACCTCTCCCGGGATGCGCTCGAGCGGGTACGGACGGAGATCTTCACCAACCCGGTGACGGAGGAATCCGCTTTCGCACCGATCGCGCGCGGCTTCGACTGGCTGATCTGGGTCGGGTTCCGCCCCGGGGTCCGCGACACCGCCGGCAGCACCGCCATCGAGGCGATCGAGGACCTCCTCGGCATCCGGTTCGGCGAGGGGGAGGCAGTCTACACCTCGACCCTTTACGAGCTCCGCGGGAGCCTTCGGGCCGGGGAGGTCGACCACATCGCCGAGGGGCTTCTCGCCAACGGCATCATCCAGCAGTGGCGGATCTATTCGAAGACGGAGTGGGACCCGTCGGAGGGCATCGGGTTCCCGGTCCCGCGGGTCCTGCTGGACCACGAACCGCAGGTGGACGTGATCCCGCTCGACAGCGACGAGACCCTTCAGCGGATCTCGGATGCCCGCAATCTCGCCCTCAACGCCAAGGACATCCCCGTCATCCGGCGGTATTTCCTGCGGGAGGACGTGCGGGCCGAGCGCGCCTCGGTGGGGCTCGACCTGCCGACCGACGTGGAGCTCGAGTTCATCTCCCAGGCCCGCAGCGACCACTGCAACCACAACACCTTCCGCGGACGTTTCCACTATAAGGATCTGGCGGCAGGAACGACCGAGGTCGTCGACAACCTTTTCAAGACGTGCATCGAGGCCCCCACGCTCGAAATCCAGAAGCGGAAGGACTGGGTCGTGTCCGTGCTCTGGGACAACGCCGGGGTCGGCCGCTTCGATGCCGATCACAATTACGTCATCACGGGGGAGACCCACAACAGCCCGTCCAACATGGAGGCCTACGGCGGATCCTTGACCGGGATCGTGGGGATTTACCGCGACCCCCTCGGCACGGGAAAAGGCGCCAGACTGATCCTCGGGATGTACGGATTCTGTGTCGGTCCGCGCGACTACGCGGGCGAACTCAAACCGCACCTGCACCCGAGGCGCCTCCTGGACGGCGTCATCGAGGGGGTGCGCGACGGCGGGAACAAGAGCGGCATCCCCACGCCATACGGCATCCTGCTCTTCGACGAGAGCTACCTCGGAAAGTGTCTCGTCTTCGTGACGGCGCTCGGCATCATGCCCGCCCTGGTGGCCGGTGAGCCTTCCCACCTGAAGACGACCGAACCGGGCGATCTGATCGTCATGTCCGGGGGGCGTGTCGGGAAGGACGGGATCCACGGTGTGACGGCCGCCTCCGAGAGCTACAGCGAGCACACCCCCGCGGGCCATGTGCAGATCGGGGACCCCTACACCCAGAAAAAGATGCACGACTTCCTGCTCGAAGCGAGGGACGAAGGGCTCATCGCCTTCATCACGGACAACGGCGGCGGCGGGCTGTCCTCATCGATCGGGGAATCCGCCCGATTCAGCAACGGGTGCCGGGTGGATCTCGACAAAGTCCCGCTGAAATACGCGGGCCTCGATCAGTGGGAGATCTGGGTGTCCGAATCGCAGGAGCGGATGACCATCGCCGTCAAACCGGAGCGCATCGACCGCTTCATGGAGCTGTCGGCCACCCACGCCGTCGAGAGCACCGTGATCGGGGAATACAACGACTCCGGCTACCTGCGACTCGATTATCACTCCCGCCCCTGCGCCTACGTCCGGCTGGACCTGCTGCAGGAGGACTTTCCCCAGTGGGAGTTCGAGGCCGAGTGGATGCCGCCCGAGCAACGGGGTCTTTTCGAGCCCGTCATCACCGAACCGCAGCGGCACGGGGCGCTGTTGAGGGCCCTTCTGGCGCGGCCGAATCTCTGCGCCCGCAACTGGATCCCCAGGCAGTACGACCACGAGGTCCAGGGCGGGAGCGTCATCAAACCCCTGCTCGGCGTAAACGGCGACATCCCGACGGACGCGGCCGTCGTCCGGCCGATCCTGGACAGCCCGAAAGGGCTGGCGGTCGCGCAGGCCCTCCATCCGACCTATGCGCCCATCGACACCTACCCGATGGTGGCCGCCACCATCGACGAGGCGGTCCGGAAGGTCATCGCGGTCGGGGCCGACCCGGAGCAAATCAGCGGCGTCGACAACTTCTGCTGGCCGACGGTCCAACACCATCCTGTGGACAACCCGGACGGAAAATACAAGGCGGCGCAGCTCGTGCGCGCCAACCAGGCCCTCCGGGACACCTGCCTCGCCTACGGGATCCCGCTCCTCTCCGGCAAGGACAGCATGTACATCGACGGAAAGCTGGAGGGCCCTTACGGGGAGCGGCGCAAGGTCTCCGGCCTCCCCACCCTGCTCTTCACCGCCTGCAGCGTGGTGGAGGATGCGGCGGCCTGCGTGACGATGGACTTCAAGGCCGCGGGCGATTTGATTTACCTGATCGGGCGGACCGCCGACGAGCTCGGCGGAGGGGAGTTCTATCAGATGATGGGGACCACAGGCCTGCACGTCCCCCGCCTCGAGGCAGCCGAATCCCTGGAGGCCTACCGGAGGCTTCACCAGGCGATCCGGGAAGGGCTCGCGGCCTCCTGCCGCGCAGTCTCGCGAGGCGGGCTGGCGGTGCATCTGGCCCTCTGCGCCATGGCGGGAGGCCTGGGGCTCTCGCTCGATCTCGCGAAGGTCCCCGCCGCCGGTGAGGTTGCACCTACCCAGCTTCTCTACTCGGAATCGTGCGGCCGCATGATCGTCACAGTGGCGCCCCGGAACCGCGAGCGTTTCGAGCGCTGCCTCGGCCCCGGGGTTCCGTGGTCGCCGGCGGGTCAGGTCCAGGAAGACCGCCGGATGACCGTAACGTGGAAGGGTGAGGCGATCGGCCTCGACGAACCGCTCGAGGCCCTTTACGAAAGCTGGCACAGCCCGTTCAAGGATTTGCGATGA